One Pseudomonas entomophila genomic window carries:
- a CDS encoding putative 2-aminoethylphosphonate ABC transporter ATP-binding protein encodes MNNATPGAQMKVRGIHKRFGAFAALNDVSLDIAAGELVCLLGPSGCGKTTLLRCIAGLERQDRGALYIGERDISELPPQARDYGILFQSYALFPNLTVEANIAYGLTGSSRGASRQRVAEMLELVGLAGSEKKYPGQLSGGQQQRVALARALAPSPSLLLLDEPMSALDARVREHLCTELRQLQRQLGITTLMVTHNQDEAMLMADRIAVMNNGQVEQYATPQEIYDRPATPFVAEFVGQGNWLPFQRRGDSLAQVGGMNMRLAPNAGNASSGRLFCRPEAITVNPVVHEENLFPAKVREITFLGNRCRMSFEFKALPGHALLAELAPEAMPRLGSQDIWVALPPQSLQVFA; translated from the coding sequence ATGAACAACGCCACCCCGGGCGCGCAGATGAAAGTGCGCGGCATCCACAAGCGCTTCGGTGCCTTCGCCGCGCTCAACGACGTGTCCCTGGACATCGCCGCTGGTGAGCTGGTGTGCCTGCTCGGCCCGTCGGGCTGTGGCAAGACCACCCTGCTGCGCTGCATCGCCGGCCTCGAGCGCCAGGACCGCGGCGCCCTGTACATCGGCGAGCGCGACATCTCCGAACTGCCGCCCCAGGCCCGTGACTACGGCATCCTGTTCCAGTCCTACGCGCTGTTTCCCAACCTCACTGTCGAAGCCAACATCGCCTACGGCCTGACCGGTAGCAGCCGCGGGGCGTCGCGCCAGCGGGTCGCCGAGATGCTCGAACTGGTGGGCCTGGCGGGCAGCGAGAAGAAATACCCCGGCCAACTCTCTGGCGGCCAGCAACAGCGCGTGGCCCTGGCCCGCGCCCTGGCGCCGTCGCCCTCGCTGCTGCTGCTGGACGAGCCGATGTCGGCGCTCGATGCCCGGGTCCGCGAGCACCTGTGCACCGAGCTGCGTCAGCTGCAACGCCAGCTGGGCATCACCACGCTGATGGTCACCCACAACCAGGACGAGGCCATGCTGATGGCCGACCGCATCGCCGTGATGAACAATGGCCAGGTCGAGCAGTACGCCACGCCCCAGGAAATCTACGACCGGCCGGCCACGCCGTTCGTCGCTGAGTTCGTCGGCCAGGGCAACTGGCTGCCGTTCCAGCGCCGTGGCGACAGCCTCGCCCAGGTCGGCGGCATGAACATGCGCCTTGCACCGAATGCCGGCAACGCCAGCAGTGGCCGACTGTTCTGCCGCCCCGAGGCGATCACCGTCAACCCGGTGGTGCATGAAGAGAACCTGTTCCCGGCCAAGGTCCGCGAGATCACCTTCCTCGGCAACCGCTGCCGCATGAGCTTCGAGTTCAAGGCGCTGCCGGGCCATGCACTGCTTGCGGAACTGGCGCCGGAAGCCATGCCGCGCCTGGGCTCGCAGGATATCTGGGTGGCCCTGCCGCCGCAGAGCCTGCAGGTGTTCGCCTGA
- a CDS encoding putative 2-aminoethylphosphonate ABC transporter permease subunit: MAAPMTLPLAHAKAAPQEGVALGDRLFVVGGKSLLLILLMLAVLMPLLAIFWRGLSGDAGQGGGLEAARELFASANFHWLLGNSLAVAFTVAAIVVPLAYLFAYALQRTLIPAKGLWRGISLLPLLAPSMLPAIALVYLFGNQGLLRGLLSDNIYGFWGIVLGEAIYTFPHALMILLSALSLADARLFDAASSMGAGPARAFFSITWPATRQAVFAALCLVFTLTITDFGVPVVVGGDYQVLALEAYKAVVGQQQFGRGALIGMVLLVPALLSFAVDAWLRRRQGEAMSGRAQVFEPKPSKLRDGCYLALVLLVCAALLGVIGMAVYSSLVKFWPYNLSLSFKHYLFDDTAGGGWLAYRNSVTMAIGTALIGSVVIFSGAYLMEKTQGQRLLNQLLRLLSFIPMAVPGLVLGLGYVFFFNLNGNPLHVFYGSMTLLVVCTIAHYLTTAQMTATTALRQLDGEFEAAALSLKAPLYKHFMRVTVPICLPALLDIIRYLFVSAMTTVSAAIFLYSPDTILAAVAVLNMDDAGNVGGAAAMSTLILLTSAAASLLLAGASRGLLRRSQAWRQRAPGH; the protein is encoded by the coding sequence ATGGCCGCGCCAATGACCCTGCCGCTCGCCCACGCCAAGGCCGCGCCGCAAGAGGGTGTCGCCCTGGGTGACCGGTTGTTCGTCGTCGGTGGCAAGAGCCTGCTGCTGATCCTGCTGATGCTGGCGGTGCTGATGCCGTTGCTGGCGATCTTCTGGCGTGGCCTTAGTGGCGATGCCGGGCAGGGCGGTGGCCTGGAGGCCGCTCGCGAGCTGTTCGCCAGCGCCAACTTCCACTGGCTGCTGGGCAACAGCCTGGCGGTGGCTTTCACCGTCGCCGCCATCGTGGTGCCGCTGGCCTACCTGTTCGCCTACGCCCTGCAGCGCACGCTGATTCCGGCCAAGGGCCTGTGGCGGGGGATCTCACTGCTGCCATTGCTGGCGCCATCGATGCTGCCGGCCATCGCGCTGGTGTACCTGTTCGGTAACCAGGGGCTGCTGCGCGGGCTGCTCAGCGACAATATCTACGGCTTCTGGGGCATCGTCCTCGGCGAGGCCATCTACACCTTCCCCCATGCGCTGATGATTCTGCTCTCGGCGTTGTCACTGGCCGACGCACGGCTGTTCGACGCGGCGTCGAGCATGGGCGCCGGCCCCGCCCGGGCGTTCTTCAGCATCACCTGGCCGGCCACGCGCCAGGCGGTATTCGCCGCGTTGTGCCTGGTATTCACCCTGACCATCACCGATTTCGGCGTGCCCGTGGTGGTCGGCGGTGATTACCAGGTACTGGCGCTGGAAGCCTACAAGGCGGTGGTGGGCCAGCAGCAGTTCGGCCGTGGCGCGTTGATCGGCATGGTGCTGCTGGTGCCGGCGCTACTGAGCTTCGCCGTCGACGCCTGGCTGCGCCGCCGCCAGGGCGAGGCCATGAGCGGCCGCGCCCAGGTGTTCGAGCCCAAGCCGTCGAAGCTGCGCGACGGCTGCTACCTGGCCCTCGTATTGCTGGTGTGCGCGGCGTTGCTGGGGGTGATCGGCATGGCGGTGTACTCGTCGCTGGTCAAATTCTGGCCCTACAACCTGTCGCTGTCGTTCAAGCACTACCTGTTCGACGACACCGCCGGTGGCGGCTGGCTGGCCTACCGCAACAGCGTGACCATGGCCATCGGCACCGCGCTGATCGGCAGCGTGGTGATCTTCAGCGGCGCCTACCTGATGGAGAAGACCCAGGGCCAGCGCCTGCTCAACCAGTTGCTGCGCCTGCTCAGCTTCATCCCCATGGCGGTCCCTGGCCTGGTACTGGGCCTGGGCTACGTGTTCTTCTTCAACCTCAACGGCAACCCGCTGCACGTGTTCTACGGCAGCATGACGCTGCTGGTGGTGTGCACCATCGCCCACTACCTGACCACCGCGCAGATGACCGCCACCACCGCCCTGCGCCAGCTCGACGGCGAGTTCGAGGCCGCCGCGCTGTCGCTCAAGGCGCCGCTGTACAAGCATTTCATGCGGGTCACCGTGCCGATCTGCCTGCCGGCGCTGCTGGACATCATCCGCTACCTGTTCGTCTCGGCGATGACCACCGTGTCGGCGGCGATCTTCCTCTACAGCCCCGACACCATCCTCGCCGCCGTCGCCGTGCTGAACATGGACGACGCCGGCAACGTCGGCGGCGCCGCTGCCATGTCCACCCTGATCCTGCTGACCAGTGCCGCCGCCTCGCTGCTGCTGGCCGGCGCTTCACGCGGCCTGCTGCGCCGCTCCCAGGCCTGGCGCCAACGCGCTCCCGGCCATTGA
- a CDS encoding OprD family porin codes for MLKTRISLVALAMIAATQAQANDQADSKGFIEDSHANVLLRNAYINRDKKHGTDDQIEWGQGAIANFSSGFTQGTVGVGVDAFGLYAVRLDGGKGHNGGAGVDFFKPHNTKNADGNASGPHDLARAGAAIKFRISNTVLKYGDQMPTLPVLQYDDGRLLPESFTGTMITSKEIKGLELNAGRFTQEARKSAERRDGGGLKSINVFGGSYKFTDNFTASLYTADNEDVQKKHYLGLNYVFPIASDQSLTLDFNGYKSDIDHKYVNKAELTGDSNTIWSLAATYAYGPHSFTLAHQRSTGSTGYQYGWYQNAGGTGDGGSTIYLANSYWSDFNAEDERSWQLGYGLDFGAFGIPGLTYKLAYVVGDNINTRTVGKPEGYGEGKEREIFNQIRYVVQEGPAKDLSIKLRSSFLRTNNAVQQNGNYTDDGNEVRVFVEYPISIF; via the coding sequence ATGTTGAAAACCAGGATCAGCCTGGTCGCCCTGGCGATGATCGCCGCGACCCAGGCACAGGCCAACGACCAGGCCGACAGCAAGGGCTTCATCGAGGACAGCCACGCCAACGTCCTTCTGCGCAACGCCTACATCAACCGTGACAAGAAGCACGGCACTGACGACCAGATCGAATGGGGCCAGGGCGCCATCGCCAACTTCTCCTCCGGCTTCACCCAGGGCACCGTCGGTGTCGGTGTCGACGCCTTCGGCCTGTACGCCGTGCGCCTCGATGGCGGCAAAGGCCACAACGGTGGCGCCGGTGTCGACTTCTTCAAGCCGCACAACACCAAGAATGCCGACGGCAACGCCAGCGGTCCGCATGACCTGGCCCGTGCTGGCGCAGCCATCAAGTTCCGCATCTCCAACACCGTGCTGAAGTACGGTGACCAGATGCCGACCCTGCCTGTGCTGCAGTACGACGATGGTCGCCTGCTGCCAGAGAGCTTCACCGGCACCATGATCACCTCGAAGGAGATCAAGGGCCTGGAGCTGAACGCCGGTCGTTTCACCCAGGAAGCGCGCAAGAGCGCCGAGCGTCGTGATGGCGGTGGCCTGAAGTCGATCAACGTGTTCGGCGGCAGCTACAAGTTCACCGACAACTTCACCGCGTCGCTGTACACCGCTGACAACGAAGACGTACAGAAGAAGCACTACCTGGGCCTGAACTACGTCTTCCCGATCGCCAGCGACCAGTCCCTGACCCTGGACTTCAATGGCTACAAGTCGGACATCGACCACAAGTACGTCAACAAGGCCGAGCTGACTGGCGACTCCAACACCATCTGGAGCCTGGCGGCCACCTACGCCTACGGCCCTCACTCGTTCACCCTGGCGCACCAGCGCAGCACCGGCAGCACCGGCTACCAGTACGGCTGGTACCAGAACGCCGGCGGCACGGGTGACGGTGGTTCGACCATCTACCTGGCCAACAGCTACTGGTCCGACTTCAACGCCGAGGACGAGCGCTCCTGGCAGCTGGGCTACGGCCTGGACTTCGGCGCCTTCGGTATCCCAGGTCTGACCTACAAGCTGGCCTACGTGGTGGGTGACAACATCAACACCCGTACCGTCGGCAAGCCGGAAGGCTACGGTGAAGGTAAAGAGCGCGAGATCTTCAACCAGATCCGCTACGTCGTTCAGGAAGGCCCGGCCAAAGACCTGTCGATCAAGCTGCGTAGCTCCTTCCTGCGCACCAACAACGCCGTCCAGCAGAACGGCAACTACACCGACGACGGCAACGAAGTCCGTGTATTCGTCGAGTACCCGATCAGCATCTTCTGA
- a CDS encoding FMN-binding glutamate synthase family protein, whose amino-acid sequence MKDSLPSRYACLAACLIFTAASAPFLPAHPWLWPFTLVSALLSLVGLNDLRQSHHAVRRNYPILGNIRYLIETIRPEIRQYLIEGDDDKLPFSRAQRSLVYARAKNESAEKAFGTLNDAYKPGFEFISHSMLPVPMANPASFRVRIGGPQCTQPYSASIFNISAMSFGALSANAIGALNKGARLGRFAHDTGEGSISPYHREHGGDLIWEIGSGYFGCRTEHGHFDPERFAVQARDGQVKMIEIKLSQGAKPGHGGILPGHKVSAEIAATRGVREGEDCISPAAHSAFRTPVELLRFVARLRELSGGKPVGFKFCLGHPWEFMGIAKAMLATGITPDFIVVDGKEGGTGAAPREFSDNMGVPLRDGLMFVHNTLVGLNLRERIRIGAAGKLVSAFDIASVLAIGADWVNSARGFMFAIGCIQSQSCHTNKCPTGVATQDPLRQRALVVPEKAERVASFHRNTLHALAEMLAAAGLAHPSELKPKHLARRISASEISLFSQLHTFLKPGELLSGTIDSEFYARMWRMARSDSFAPETGEIEVAPAVIAKPRKATTPA is encoded by the coding sequence ATGAAAGACTCGCTCCCCAGCCGCTACGCCTGCCTGGCCGCATGCCTCATCTTCACCGCCGCCAGCGCCCCCTTCCTGCCTGCGCACCCCTGGTTATGGCCGTTCACCCTGGTCAGCGCCCTGCTCAGCCTGGTCGGCCTCAACGACCTGCGCCAAAGCCACCACGCGGTGCGGCGCAACTACCCGATCCTGGGCAACATTCGCTACCTGATCGAGACCATCCGCCCGGAAATCCGCCAGTACCTGATCGAAGGCGACGATGACAAGCTGCCGTTCTCCCGCGCCCAGCGCTCGCTGGTCTATGCCCGGGCCAAGAACGAAAGCGCCGAGAAAGCCTTCGGCACACTCAACGACGCCTACAAGCCCGGTTTCGAGTTCATCAGCCATTCGATGCTGCCAGTACCGATGGCCAACCCCGCCTCGTTCCGCGTCCGTATCGGTGGGCCGCAGTGCACCCAGCCGTATTCGGCGTCGATCTTCAACATCTCGGCCATGAGCTTCGGCGCCCTCAGCGCCAACGCCATCGGCGCGCTGAACAAAGGCGCGCGCCTGGGCCGCTTTGCCCACGATACCGGCGAGGGCAGCATCAGCCCCTATCACCGTGAGCACGGCGGCGACCTGATCTGGGAGATCGGCAGCGGCTATTTCGGCTGCCGCACCGAGCATGGCCACTTCGACCCCGAGCGCTTCGCCGTGCAGGCTCGCGACGGCCAGGTGAAGATGATCGAGATCAAGCTCAGCCAGGGCGCCAAGCCCGGCCATGGCGGTATTCTGCCGGGGCACAAGGTCAGCGCCGAGATCGCCGCCACCCGCGGCGTGCGCGAGGGCGAGGACTGCATTTCGCCGGCCGCCCACAGCGCCTTCCGCACCCCCGTGGAGCTGCTGCGTTTCGTCGCCCGGCTGCGCGAGCTGTCCGGCGGCAAGCCGGTGGGCTTCAAGTTCTGCCTGGGGCACCCGTGGGAGTTCATGGGCATCGCCAAGGCCATGCTGGCCACCGGCATCACCCCGGACTTCATCGTCGTCGACGGCAAGGAGGGCGGCACCGGCGCGGCGCCCCGGGAGTTCTCCGACAACATGGGCGTGCCGCTGCGCGACGGGTTGATGTTCGTGCACAACACCCTGGTGGGCCTGAACCTGCGCGAACGTATCCGCATCGGCGCGGCGGGCAAGCTGGTCAGCGCCTTCGACATCGCCAGCGTGCTGGCCATCGGCGCCGACTGGGTCAACTCGGCGCGCGGTTTCATGTTCGCCATCGGCTGCATCCAGTCGCAGAGCTGCCATACCAACAAGTGCCCGACCGGCGTGGCCACCCAGGACCCGCTGCGCCAGCGGGCGCTGGTGGTGCCGGAAAAGGCCGAGCGGGTGGCCAGCTTCCATCGCAACACCTTGCACGCCCTGGCCGAAATGCTCGCCGCCGCCGGGCTTGCGCACCCTTCCGAGCTCAAGCCCAAGCACCTGGCGCGGCGCATCAGCGCCAGCGAGATCAGCCTGTTTTCACAGCTGCACACCTTCCTCAAGCCGGGAGAATTACTCAGCGGCACGATCGACAGCGAGTTCTACGCACGGATGTGGCGAATGGCGCGCAGTGACAGCTTCGCGCCGGAGACGGGAGAAATCGAGGTGGCGCCGGCAGTGATCGCCAAGCCCCGGAAAGCAACAACCCCGGCATAG